The genomic interval CCTCTTACCTGCAATACTCGCATTGCATTTAAAACAGCAAGTAGAGTAACACCAACATCGGAGAAAACAGCTTCCCACATAGTCGCAATCCCAAAGGCTCCTAGCAGTAAAAAGAGTACTTTTATGCCTAAGGCGAAAATAATATTCTGCCACACAATTCGTCTTGTGCGCTTTGCAATAGATAGAGCCGTTGCTATCTTAGAAGGTTCATCTGTCATAATTACAATATCAGCTGCCTCAATTGCTGCATCTGCACCTAATCCGCCCATGGCCATTCCAACATCCGCTCTTGCTAAAACAGGCGTATCATTAATCCCATCTCCAACAAAGAGAATTTTTTCTTTTGCCTGTTTTTGTTCATCAAGCTTCTCGATTTCCTCTACTTTATGCTGGGGCAATAGTTCTGCATGCACTTCATCTATTTGCAGGAGAGAACCAATCTTATCGCCAACCTTTTTAGCATCACCTGTTAACATTACTGTTTTCTTAATACCTTGTTCTTTTAAAAGCTGAATCGCTTTCTGTGCATCCTCTTTTATTTGATCAGAAATAACGATAGAACCGATAAACTCTTGATTAACCGCTACATAAATAACGGTGCCATTCTCTTCGTTTTGTACGTATTCTATCTGTTCTTTTACCATCAGTTTTTGATTCCCTGCCAACACATTTCTACCATCAAGCTTTACACGAATTCCATGACCAGTTATTTCCTGATACTCCATAATACGTTCTTCTACTATTTTCCCAGGAAATGCCTTTCTAATGGAGTCCGCAATAGGATGATTAGAATGTGCTTCTGCATAAGCAGCATATCCAAGAACTTCCTCTTCTGAAAATCCAGGAACAGCATGGATAGAATCCACTTCAAATACTCCTTTTGTCAACGTGCCTGTTTTATCAAAAACAACATATTTAACAGCATTTAAGGCTTCTAAATAATTGCTTCCTTTTACTAATATCCCTTTTTTTGAGGCTGCTCCTATCCCACCAAAGAAGCCTAAAGGAATGGAAACAACAAGGGCACATGGACAAGAAATAACAAGGAATACAAGGGCACGATATAGCCAATCGGAGAATGTTGCACCACTAATTATTAATGGTGGCAAGATAGCTAATAAAGCAGCTGTAATTACTACTACTGGTGTATAGTATCTTGCAAATTTAGTAATAAAATTTTCAGTAGGAGCTTTTTTGCTACTTGCATTTTGGACAAGCTCTAATATCTTTGTTACCGTTGAATCTCCAAAATCCTTTGTTACTTCTATCGTTAATACACCATGATTATTAATAAATCCACTGAGTACTTCATTGCCAATTTCGATGTCACGAGGAATGGATTCTCCTGTTAATGCGGATGTATCAACAGAGGAGCTTCCTTCTATTACCCGCCCATCCAGAGGGATTTTTTCTCCAGGTTTGACAAAAATAATATCCCCTATTTCCACTTGCTCAGGACTTATTTTTTTATATTGGCCTCCATCCTTTACATTTGCATAGTCAGGGCGAATATCCATTAAACTTGTGATCGACTTTCTCGAACGATTCACTGCTATTCCTTGAAACAGCTCCCCGATTTGATAGAAGAGCATAACCGCTACTCCTTCAGGATATTCTTGAATCGCAAATGCTCCCAGTGTAGCGATTGCCATAAGAAAATGCTCATCAAATACTTGCCCGCGTAAAATATTTTTTATGGCTCTATATAGAATATCTCCCCCTACAATTAAATAAGCCAAAAAGAAAAGAACAAATTCCATAATCCCAGTCAAAGGAGCTATAAGTCCAACAGCTGCTACAATCGTTCCAACTGCTAATCTACCAATTAGTTTCTTTGTATTTTCCGCTCCATGGTCATGAGTATGACTATGTGTTTCATCATCGTGTTCGTGGTGATGTCCATGTGCATGATGATGGGGAGTGGAGTTTTTCATTCTTTTCCCCTTTTCCACCATTTTCACATGTGGTTCCAGTCTTGTTATGGTTTTTTCTGCTTTTGCTAAAATATTATCTCGTTCGTTTTCATTTAACTGTAGACTTAACGTTTGTGTTGCAAAATTAACATTACATTCACGAACGCCACTAATGGAGGCAATTCCATTTTCAATTTTCATTGCGCAATTAGCACAATCCAAGCCTTCTAATGTAAATTCTTTTTTAAGTAACTTTTTCTCTTCCTCCATCTAATCCCTACTTTCTTATTATTCATCTATTAATCAATGGGTTTACACTCTCATATTCAATATATGAACAAATACTCATATATACATATTATATGAACAGGATGATAAAAGTGTCAATCCATAATCTGTTTTTTCACTAAAAAAAACAGTTATCAAAGGATAACGGGTTCCGTTTTGGGAGAGAAAAATGCTAATAACAATGTAAATAACATACTTATTAGTATTGGATTTAACAACTAATTATCAATATAAATGGCAAGCAAAAACGCTCAGAATTCTATTCTGAGCGTTTTTTGACGTGTAATTTACTATCTTTATTCAATTAATGTTACCCGTTACTTTAATATTAAAGATTACTTGTCATAGGCTTTATACCAATGATATGGTTGTATTTCCTTTAATGTTTTATAATCCAGTTTACCATCTGGGTTAGTAATAGCCGCTTTTACATTTTCTCCCCAGTAAAAAAGTCTTTCTTGACATACGCCACAAGGAGTTAAAACTGTAAATTCAGCGTTTTCATCTTCTCTTACAACACAAATAGTATGTGTGACCTTTGAATTAAGTTTATGTGCTTCAAGAATTGCACCTGTTTCAATACATAATTCAGTTGAAGCATTGATAACGTCTGGCGATACGCTCGTTAAGATTTGACCATCCTCTGTACACATCGCTGCGGCACCACCCCAACCAGAAGGGTATCTTTTTTTTATCAAATCTATTGCTACTTGATAAAGTTTTTGTTCAATGTTCATTTTCTTATTCTCCTTAATTTTTGATACTTAAACACAATTAAGTTTTTTGCACTAAATGCTTCTTAAGTTAAAGAACTATCCTTCACAAACACTATAATAATTTTAACATAAATTTTCCATTTACCTTCAAAAAAATAGGTTCGCTAATTTATAGCGAACTATCTCAAATAAATTATATCTTTTAAATCAAATTTTTTATCAGTAATGCCTAATCTTTGTGCAGGGGTCCGCTTTTCGCCATCAAGGTCTTTAGTAGCTTCACAAAAGTTAAAAAAGGTACGCAGTATGGTCAAAGCATACTGTGCATACTTTGGATTGAAATTTGCGTAGATATAGCTTTTTCCATCACCTCTTGCCGTCACAAGCGGTCTTTCTAAAATGGACAATCTTCTGCGAATTTGTTGCATAAAATTATTAGTCGCATAGTCACTAACATTTAAAACGATGTTTGCGATTTCCTCTGGTTCCAAAGAAGATAAATCCGTTTTACAATCAACATAAAAGAACCCTTTATCTCTTGTCGGTATCGGATGTTCGATAGGGGTCTCTGCCCACTTGTGATAGACTTGAGAACCAATCATCACTTCTTCGTGGAACTGTTTATGGTTAAACTCATCAATTAGATACAAATACGCCAGTTGCCAAATAGAACGTGTATCGTGCATCATTGCATTGCCCCACTGCAACAAGTCCGCTCTTCCTTCTTTAAACTCTTGATTACATTGTTTCAATGATTTTTCTCTATCAACCATACAAATAAAGTGATGTGCTTCAGTCAAGCGTATTTCTTTTGTAAACACACGAGAAAAAGCGGTCATCAACGAATTATCTTTATCGGTAACAAAACGCCATTCTGAAGCCCTTATCATTTGTTTAATTAACCATAGGTGGGCAAAAGTTGTATAGGTGGAATTGACGTGCAACCCATCAATATAATTTTCCCTTCGTTCAAACTCTTGCAACGCTTGTTTATACTCCCATTCTGTTTGTGTATCATTATTTGATGGTGGCTGTGGATAAAAGGATTGTTTCCTAAATCTTCCGTGTTTTCGGCTAAACTCATTTAAGTGGTCTTCTTTTAATAAAACAGTGTCAAGTTTGATGTCATTAATATCAATATTCCAATCATAAGCAACATCCGAACGAAATACATATTTCGAATGAACATCTGCGGTCACAACAATTTGTGTTGGAAATTGTGAATCTTCGACATCATCAAATCCTTTACCGCCTTGACCTTTCTTTCGGACATTATTAAGATTGTAAGTCATTTTATCCGTATTCAGCCAC from Niallia sp. FSL W8-0635 carries:
- a CDS encoding heavy metal translocating P-type ATPase translates to MEEEKKLLKKEFTLEGLDCANCAMKIENGIASISGVRECNVNFATQTLSLQLNENERDNILAKAEKTITRLEPHVKMVEKGKRMKNSTPHHHAHGHHHEHDDETHSHTHDHGAENTKKLIGRLAVGTIVAAVGLIAPLTGIMEFVLFFLAYLIVGGDILYRAIKNILRGQVFDEHFLMAIATLGAFAIQEYPEGVAVMLFYQIGELFQGIAVNRSRKSITSLMDIRPDYANVKDGGQYKKISPEQVEIGDIIFVKPGEKIPLDGRVIEGSSSVDTSALTGESIPRDIEIGNEVLSGFINNHGVLTIEVTKDFGDSTVTKILELVQNASSKKAPTENFITKFARYYTPVVVITAALLAILPPLIISGATFSDWLYRALVFLVISCPCALVVSIPLGFFGGIGAASKKGILVKGSNYLEALNAVKYVVFDKTGTLTKGVFEVDSIHAVPGFSEEEVLGYAAYAEAHSNHPIADSIRKAFPGKIVEERIMEYQEITGHGIRVKLDGRNVLAGNQKLMVKEQIEYVQNEENGTVIYVAVNQEFIGSIVISDQIKEDAQKAIQLLKEQGIKKTVMLTGDAKKVGDKIGSLLQIDEVHAELLPQHKVEEIEKLDEQKQAKEKILFVGDGINDTPVLARADVGMAMGGLGADAAIEAADIVIMTDEPSKIATALSIAKRTRRIVWQNIIFALGIKVLFLLLGAFGIATMWEAVFSDVGVTLLAVLNAMRVLQVRGVE
- a CDS encoding cytidine deaminase, which produces MNIEQKLYQVAIDLIKKRYPSGWGGAAAMCTEDGQILTSVSPDVINASTELCIETGAILEAHKLNSKVTHTICVVREDENAEFTVLTPCGVCQERLFYWGENVKAAITNPDGKLDYKTLKEIQPYHWYKAYDK
- a CDS encoding insertion element protein, translating into MARLKRLAEKDEEIVKVQTPVTTSEVADRVKQYDLLDPSKFSKRYNELLYRPVLFLLNGTEHKIQYNFCGNPYCKWHGLSQEKFTSIKGNPSRYRLSGRGKGENQAIICNDDPIGTIKGMTWGCTTSPVSNWSVAEEIKRLVQVESIKDVEPNYQFHKEGCIQEGTTPFEESHLFYKQGKSKTNAQVWQCKTCKKKTSLMPSRKQSTTYHQKRNDILPSFVLDLLNKTPVTRTCEKLDIGVSTYYHKLEWVYRRCLEFLERHEKSAFERMEFPVMWLNTDKMTYNLNNVRKKGQGGKGFDDVEDSQFPTQIVVTADVHSKYVFRSDVAYDWNIDINDIKLDTVLLKEDHLNEFSRKHGRFRKQSFYPQPPSNNDTQTEWEYKQALQEFERRENYIDGLHVNSTYTTFAHLWLIKQMIRASEWRFVTDKDNSLMTAFSRVFTKEIRLTEAHHFICMVDREKSLKQCNQEFKEGRADLLQWGNAMMHDTRSIWQLAYLYLIDEFNHKQFHEEVMIGSQVYHKWAETPIEHPIPTRDKGFFYVDCKTDLSSLEPEEIANIVLNVSDYATNNFMQQIRRRLSILERPLVTARGDGKSYIYANFNPKYAQYALTILRTFFNFCEATKDLDGEKRTPAQRLGITDKKFDLKDIIYLR